The window ATCCCGCATTTTGCTCACCTTTTGTATTTCATGACTTTAATAGGACCTCCTACGTGAGGCATTGCTAGTTTTGTTTTCCTTCCattcattatttttgtaattctttattttctttaataaaaTTTTGGGGTGCTGTTGGCTGGGTGTTGTTCttgtgccaacctagttgggatgagTTCGACTTCTTTGTTCTTCAGCTTCCTCgtctttacttaaaaaaaacatttttcttttatcagtCATCTTCATGTCAAGTCTGTCTAATTGCATATGCTAAGAGAGGAGACTCACAAGACGGATAAAGGGGGCAGTTGGGGTGAGCAACTCCGTAGACTTCTAGAACTTGCATATTTCACTGAGAGCTACTGTTCCTGGCCTCTAGGCTGTAGCTATGCCTTTTTTCTTGCTGTCTGTTGTAGAATTTTTAGAAAGTATCaatgaaaataaaatgagaacACAATCCAAGAACTCAGATAACTGCAATCATCTTGATCAACATCATTAATTTGGGAGCAATAAACCTCACTTGATGGTGTATCTCTCTGATGTTCCCTTGCTTTCAATCTTGGGCCTTCTTGGTTCTAAAATCTTGAATTTTAGATAAAAAAGTTGCTAAAACCCGGGTTTTTTCgatgaaaatagaaaattttagCTAAGATCATATCTTATGATATTTTTATTCGAGGTAGCCCGAAAAGGGGAACAAGGGTACcaaaaggagaagaaggaaACATCACAAGAAACTATAAAAAATAACAAGGATCTTTTAGTTtaagttcagaaaaaaaaagagaacaaAGAAGATACATGAACTCTGCATAGACATAATAAACAAGATCTTCCAATTATAGATTGATGAAATCATTCAGCTACAAATATTTCCTTGATCATTCACCACAAATTTATTGTAAACTGCACTGCACCTATGAAATTATGTTTATTTCCTCCATTTCTTGTCCAAAGTTGAATAAAATAGACAAAACAAAAAGTGTTTTTATCAAAGCAAAACATTCATAATATTGAAAAACTATTTGCAAAATAAATCTAAAGCTACTGGAGAAGAACCAGACTTGTTCATTATTTTAAATCAGAAGTATCAAGCAAAGAGAAGATAGACAGTGAATGCTGAAGTAGCCTAACAACAATTGAAGGTTTTCTACACTTTTTTAGAATGCACTAAGGAAGCAAGCAAAAGGAGACAGGAAGCAATATAACCAAGCTGGCAGGAAACATAAGCATAGGATGAACAAAAACGCATGCATATAAATGGTatgaatgaacaagaacataGACATGAGGTAGAAAGAGCCCTTAGAGCAGCTCCTTATTCAATAATCATAATATTACAGTTCAGTGACATGAAATAAATTGTCCTTATGGAAGGGCATAATGACAGATTATTTtggaaaagttttttttttttttttttttgtgtgtgaaaGCCGTCAGTTAATTGCTGAGATCTAACCTATCAACAAATAAGAacaaggaaaaattacaaaagggtcaaatgggaggtccatttatATATTCAGACCAATTACCtatctagactatttatttgtaactttctcaaaatatcctttatatatatatatatatataacacttacaaatttcttactctttcttctttctctaaTACTATTTCGCAGAATGACTTTTGTTTCGCAGTTTTCGCCAAATGCGAACTAAAAGTCATGttcttaaatattattattttagcaTGCTTCGCATTTTGCGAAAAATGCAAAGagatatataacattaaaatcataacaacaAAAAGtgcaacaataattctaacattaaaatcataacattatcaaaatttacaacaagattgtaacaataattataatattagaatcaaaacattatcaaaatttacaacaagattgcaacaataattcaaaTCCTAAACCCTAGAAATTTGCTTCCAAAACAAAATGATTAGCAAAATGCTTTGGAAGCACATTTTCTCCCTAGTGTGCTTCCAAGACATTTAGGAGAGAGTGTGCTTCCAGAACATTTGCTAAAAAGTTCATAAGCAAAAGGAAGTTCAGAAACAGAAGGAACTAGAACATTGGAGTGTTTCCAGGCTTTACAGAAGCAAGAAAAATCGGCGTTTTTTCTTTTCAGAAGCAAGAAAAATCGGCAAGTTCACCATCTTCATCACATCCCAATCACCCATCACTATGATTGATGTCTTTGTATTCAAGACAAACGGATCACTGTGATGATGCTTTCGCATTCAACCTTCACACAAATTAAGTAATTTTAGgaaaataatgaaagaaacgCTTCGCAGAGAGAAcctgcgaagtctgcgaagcaaAAGACACtcgaaaatgatgatttttacttTGCAAAATGAGTTTGCGTCACATTTTGCGAAGTCTGCAGGCTTCGCAGATTCACTTTCAacgaagcaaaatcatcattttccagTTCACATACTTCGCAAAATGTGACGAAAACTCATTTTGCAAAGTAATTTCTGGAAAAAGATAAAGATGAAACGGTAGATACTTACCTTATTTCCGCCTTTTGCCATTGAAATTGACAATAAACATATGATAAATACAAAAGAACGTCGAATAACGATGTTTTCGAttcgcacaagaagaaagaaactaaGAGACGAACATGAAACAgtaagatgaagaaccatgcaTTCACAAAAACATAGagaggaagagaggaagaagagataggATGATTCAGAAAATGGAGGTGATTTGCACGGtataaagaaagagaaagatgaaaagaTAGACAATAAAGGGAGATGAAACCGATAGAAGGAATGGGTGAAGATGAAAGGTTTGagatattttggaaaagtcataaataaataatctaaaTATGTAATGAGTTGgataattggtctaaatatataaatcagcCTTCTATTTTacccagttttataattttttcttaaGAACAATAATAGATGAAGGTGCTAATAGATATTAAAGTCTGAGACtatcaaaataataaaacaacCCATCATGACCCATGACCCATAAAATTGTTGAAATTTCACAGTACTGAAGATGCTTAAGGTAAGACACCAGCAAGGTTCCCATCTAATCCAGAGTAAAGACAACCAAATACATCAAAACTAAAGTTAGAAACTTTCTGCAACATCAAATTCATAAAACTGTAAAAGTTTGAAGAAACAAGTTGACATTAAAGAGCTAAAAAAGCAACTAGGGTTCCCAATATCACTATAGTAACTGTACCTCAATCTAGAAACAGATTTCTTCCAAAAAACCTACAGAGACATGTTTAAGAACTAGTGTTTCATTGGCTAAAATGCAGCTAATGAGCATCATAAGTTAGAGAAAGGAAATGCATAACACCTGAATAGAAATATAGTATTGGAAGAAACGTTTGGATCTTGCCAGTATTTTCTTCAAATCATCCCGTGCAAAACGACAAAAATCAACTTCTCACCTCCCCGGAAAATTCACGTAGAAATGTTTAGTGCCGATAAATGGAGTACCTGAAAACAACAGGGAAGGTCTGCCATCAAATCCAATTGTACCCTGAAACCCAAACACTAACACATTACAAAATGAAGAAAGAGGGTAGATTGCTTGCGGCGAATTCGATTTCAGTGCGCTTAGGAGAAGTTGCTTCCATGGAGTTACTGCAGTTACTGCCCCCATTGTTTTTACTTCCGTTCCTGCTCGAAGCTCTATCTCCATTGTGTTGTTTTGGGGCGATTTCACAAGGAAATCTTTATTGTGGCGAGCGGGCCGGCGAATTGAGTACCaatttctgtgagaagctgcAATGGTGGCTCCTCCATTGACTCAATTAAAGgtaattgaaaatgaaaaacccTAGTTAAGTGAAGCGCATAATCACAAATTCCATATTTGTACATACTAGAAAAGGGAACTGATGAGTCGGTGATGGTATTACAAAAGGGCTTCTGTGGTGGGATTGAGACAAGTGGCAATGAAGTTCCAGAGAAACGAGGATCATGAGTTTTCTAGAAAGTCAAGACACGCAATACTCAGCCGTTGGGATGAGAAGCTTGCCTGCAAATCTTCATTAGCCCATCCTCCATCTTTGACATCATAAAAATCATCCGTATGGAGGAGGAGATTACCTCGCCGGCGAGAGATGACCTAAGATAGTACTAGCAACGGAGAAgaattaagcaaagaaaaaatgGACAGTGAATGCTGAAGTAGCCTAACAATAATTGAAGGTATTTCTACAACCCTCTTCGTCTGGAATTTTTTTCGTAATGATCAATTCAATTGGATTGATATTTTCTtcattagtttaattttaattattgtgtTCAAAACATCATGACACACTAGTATAAAGTCAAATAGGAAGACTTAATCCACTTTGTCCATTTATGCCCTATAAAAAATAGTGCCATCAATTAAGCACTCTTTGCCAATGGTTTTGCATCCGTCAAGTTGGGGAAGAAGCTTCGGAGCTAACCTTGAGTCCAAAAGTCTCTGAACCATATAGTGATCAATCCACTTCCATTCCTTTCAGCCCTACACATGACATGACTTTTAGTTGGCGGAATTTGACTGCTAATTTAATAAGAGCTATTGCTTCTTAACTTATATGTAAATTAAAGAAATCAGAACCGCCTTCTTTGAAAATCTTAGTAGTATATAATGATGACAGCACTCTTCCTACTGGTATAAGCCTTAAAAAACTAAACTTTGGATTAAGCTTTTTAGGAACACAAAAGCTATGAAGCTTTTGTGTTTGATACTCTCTCTTTTAGTATCCTCAGCAGTCTCTGATGAAGATCTTAGCTTCACTTACAATGGCTTCCGTTCAACTAACCTAACCCTTGATGGATTATCTCAGATCACTTCCAATGGCCTTTTAGCACTCACAAATCACACCAGGCAACAAAAAGGCCATGCCTTTTATCCAAATCCAATCATCTTCAAAAAGCCATCTACTTCTTCTGTTTTCAGCTTCTCTACTACCTTTGTCTTTGCTATTGTGCCTGAAATTCCAACTCTTAGTGGTCATGGAATAGCCTTTGTGATTTCACCAACAAGGGGCCTCCCCGATTCGATCGCGAGCCAGTTCCTCGGTCTTTTTAATGAATCCAACAATGGTAATAGCGGGAACCATGTTTTCGCAGTGGAGCTCGACACTATCCAAAGTAACGAATTTGGGGATATTAATGATAATCATGTTGGGATTGATGTTAATGGATTAAGGTCTATTAACTCTGCTTCAGCAGCTTATTATGCTAATCCTGATAATAAGCTGACGAATTTGAGCCTTATTAGCGGCAAGCCGATCCAAATGTGGGTGGATTATGATGGTTCAAAGAATCAACTTAATGTTACATTAGCTCCTTCTAATGTTGCTAAACCTACTCTTCCCCTTTTGTCAGTAATCTATGATTTGTCACCTGTTTTGAGAGACTCTATGTATGTTGGCTTCTCATCAGCTACTGGTTCTGTCTTAACATATCATTATGTTTTGGGTTGGAGTTTTAAGATGAATGGTCAAGCACAACCTCTTGATCGTTCTCAACTTCCGAAGCTTCCCCGAATCGGACCGAAAAAGAGATCAAAGTTTTTAACAATTGGGCTGCCATCAATTTCTGTAAGTTTGTTCTTGATTGTATTCTCGGGTTTAGTTTATCACATaagaaggaaaaaaaagttTGCAGAAGTTGTTGAAGATTGGGAGCTTGAGTATGGGCCTCACAGATTCAAATACAAAGATTTGTACATTGCCACAAAAGGATTCAGAGAAAAAGAAGTATTGGGTAGTGGAGGATTCGGCAAAGTATATAAAGGAGTATTACAAAGTACCAAAATTGATATTGCAGTGAAAAAGGTAAGCCATGAATCAAAACAAGGAATGAAGGTTTTTGTAGCAGAAATTGTCAGCATCGGTCGTCTCCGCCACAGAAACATAGTCTCACTCTTAGGTTATTGCAGGCGAAAAGGTGAATTGTTTCTTGTTTATGAGTATATGCCTAATGGAAGTCTAGACAAGTACTTGTACGACCAACCAAATGTGACTCTAAATTGGAGCCAAAGATTTAAAGTCATAAAAGGTGTAGCTTCAGGTTTGGTGTATTTACATGAAGAATGGGAGCAAGTTGTGATACATAGAGATGTAAAAGCCAGCAATGTTTTACTAGACAGTGAATTGAATGGGAGAATAGGAGATTTTGGGCTAGCAAGGCTATATGATCATGGTACGGATCCACAAACAACACATATAGTTGGGACACTTGGTTATCTAGCACCTGAACACACTCGAAGTGGAAAGGCAACAACAAAAACAGATGTGTTTGCATTTGGTGCTTTTTTGCTTGAAGTTGCAACTGGCAGAAGGCCTATAGAGAACAGAGCTGCAGCAGAGGATGTAATTTTGGTAGATTGGGTGTTTTCTCGGTGGGCTAGTGGTGAAATTGTTGAGGCTAAGGATCCAAATTTGGGGAGTGATTATAATGTAGAAGAGGTGGAATTGGTGCTAAAATTAGGATTACTCTGCTC is drawn from Euphorbia lathyris chromosome 9, ddEupLath1.1, whole genome shotgun sequence and contains these coding sequences:
- the LOC136205545 gene encoding L-type lectin-domain containing receptor kinase IV.2-like is translated as MKLLCLILSLLVSSAVSDEDLSFTYNGFRSTNLTLDGLSQITSNGLLALTNHTRQQKGHAFYPNPIIFKKPSTSSVFSFSTTFVFAIVPEIPTLSGHGIAFVISPTRGLPDSIASQFLGLFNESNNGNSGNHVFAVELDTIQSNEFGDINDNHVGIDVNGLRSINSASAAYYANPDNKLTNLSLISGKPIQMWVDYDGSKNQLNVTLAPSNVAKPTLPLLSVIYDLSPVLRDSMYVGFSSATGSVLTYHYVLGWSFKMNGQAQPLDRSQLPKLPRIGPKKRSKFLTIGLPSISVSLFLIVFSGLVYHIRRKKKFAEVVEDWELEYGPHRFKYKDLYIATKGFREKEVLGSGGFGKVYKGVLQSTKIDIAVKKVSHESKQGMKVFVAEIVSIGRLRHRNIVSLLGYCRRKGELFLVYEYMPNGSLDKYLYDQPNVTLNWSQRFKVIKGVASGLVYLHEEWEQVVIHRDVKASNVLLDSELNGRIGDFGLARLYDHGTDPQTTHIVGTLGYLAPEHTRSGKATTKTDVFAFGAFLLEVATGRRPIENRAAAEDVILVDWVFSRWASGEIVEAKDPNLGSDYNVEEVELVLKLGLLCSHSEPGARPSMKQIVQFLERDFPLPELTSVGLSVGGLTFANRDGFDDFPMSYPSSMDMAFSHSSASASIAGSLLSGGR